The following coding sequences lie in one Micromonospora sp. R77 genomic window:
- a CDS encoding endonuclease/exonuclease/phosphatase family protein: protein MTAVQAPVDPAPVHSRPGPAGRRVRVRVGRTVTALAGAWLAFVVAHRLLSGRWWLWLAPELVPPVAFVGVPVLLLVLGLLARGFRARVALLAVAGLLLGGDLAGLNPAVLTTPPPAPPDALHLVSWNTTVWNATDDPDVFYRSLTGRHADIYLLQEYKPDDDPARRDADLARLRREFPGYQVVLRGELVTVTRFPVVGVVALPADPPAGSDWRTDYWEVKSLRTDLLVRGRTVSVYNTHILVPLDLSSPLRELFYRRRHEFFQRRETQYRALAADLDRNPNPVLVAGDLNTSPAMADLRRLTDRLTDAGRASGSAYPTSWTIAGRRWWRLDWTFVSPDWTVHRYRLRDAGDMSDHRMQDVRLSLGGAR from the coding sequence GTGACCGCCGTGCAGGCCCCCGTCGACCCGGCCCCGGTGCACAGCCGGCCGGGCCCGGCCGGCCGCCGGGTACGGGTCCGCGTCGGGCGGACGGTGACCGCGCTCGCCGGGGCGTGGCTGGCGTTCGTGGTGGCGCACCGGCTGCTCAGTGGCCGCTGGTGGCTGTGGCTGGCGCCGGAGCTGGTCCCGCCGGTCGCGTTCGTCGGCGTGCCGGTCCTGCTGCTGGTGCTGGGCCTGCTCGCCCGCGGGTTCCGCGCCCGGGTGGCGCTGCTCGCGGTGGCCGGGCTGCTGCTCGGCGGGGACCTGGCGGGGCTCAACCCGGCGGTGCTGACCACCCCGCCGCCCGCCCCACCGGACGCGCTGCACCTCGTCTCGTGGAACACCACGGTGTGGAACGCCACCGACGACCCGGACGTCTTCTACCGCTCGCTGACCGGCCGGCACGCCGACATCTACCTGCTCCAGGAGTACAAGCCGGACGACGACCCGGCGCGACGCGACGCCGACCTGGCCCGGCTGCGCCGCGAGTTCCCCGGCTACCAGGTGGTGCTGCGCGGCGAACTGGTCACCGTGACCCGGTTCCCGGTGGTCGGGGTGGTCGCGTTGCCGGCCGATCCACCGGCCGGTTCCGACTGGCGCACCGACTACTGGGAGGTGAAGTCGCTCCGTACCGACCTGCTCGTGCGGGGCCGGACCGTGTCGGTCTACAACACGCACATCCTGGTGCCGCTGGACCTGAGCAGTCCGCTGCGCGAGCTGTTCTACCGGCGTCGGCACGAGTTCTTCCAGCGCCGGGAGACGCAGTACCGGGCGCTCGCCGCGGACCTCGACCGCAACCCGAACCCGGTGCTGGTCGCCGGTGACCTCAACACCAGCCCCGCCATGGCCGACCTGCGCCGGCTCACCGACCGGCTCACCGACGCCGGGCGGGCCAGCGGGTCGGCGTACCCGACGTCGTGGACGATCGCCGGGCGGCGCTGGTGGCGGCTGGACTGGACGTTCGTCTCCCCCGACTGGACGGTGCACCGCTACCGGCTGCGGGACGCCGGGGACATGTCCGACCACCGGATGCAGGACGTCCGGCTCTCGCTCGGTGGTGCCCGGTGA
- a CDS encoding glycosyltransferase family 2 protein, whose protein sequence is MAVSAPLVSVIVPNYNYARTLRLCLAALARQTHRPVEVIVVDDHSTDDSVAVARSFPGVRLLRTPVNSGPSVARNVGAEAATGEVLMFVDSDVALAPDAVATAVAILRAEPGVGAVCGNYDTVPLIDGTFTKDYRNLYRHWYFHVAEGSITGFLSTAILAVPARIWAEVGPFNPRLTQSEGADVSERLTARYEVRMTSRVIGRHDDDATLRIALGKVFTRTRVHIPFFLHRRRVVGVVTSTESGTGLASWLAAATVPLPLLAGPGWAAVPLLLLALWLLRDARMYRYVRAARGLRYTVAFAALHLVVSLTIGVGVAVGLVQWLLSRRFRRLYEEPAVAA, encoded by the coding sequence GTGGCCGTCTCCGCCCCCCTCGTCTCGGTCATCGTGCCCAACTACAACTACGCCCGTACCCTGCGACTCTGTCTGGCGGCCCTGGCCCGGCAGACCCACCGGCCGGTCGAGGTGATCGTGGTCGACGACCACAGCACCGACGACTCGGTGGCGGTCGCGCGGTCCTTCCCCGGCGTGCGGCTGCTGCGTACGCCGGTCAACAGCGGACCCTCGGTGGCGCGCAACGTCGGCGCGGAGGCCGCCACCGGCGAGGTCCTGATGTTCGTCGACTCGGACGTGGCGCTGGCGCCGGACGCGGTCGCCACCGCGGTCGCGATCCTGCGCGCCGAGCCGGGCGTCGGCGCGGTCTGCGGGAACTACGACACGGTCCCGCTGATCGACGGCACCTTCACCAAGGACTACCGCAACCTGTACCGGCACTGGTACTTCCACGTCGCCGAGGGGAGCATCACCGGTTTCCTGTCCACCGCGATCCTGGCCGTGCCGGCCCGGATCTGGGCCGAGGTGGGCCCGTTCAACCCGCGACTGACCCAGAGCGAGGGCGCCGACGTCAGCGAACGCCTCACCGCCCGGTACGAGGTACGGATGACCAGCCGGGTGATCGGCCGGCACGACGACGACGCGACGCTGCGGATCGCGCTGGGCAAGGTGTTCACCCGCACGCGGGTGCACATCCCGTTCTTCCTGCACCGGCGCCGGGTGGTGGGGGTGGTCACCTCCACCGAGTCGGGCACCGGGCTGGCGTCCTGGCTGGCCGCCGCCACCGTGCCGCTGCCCCTGCTGGCCGGTCCGGGGTGGGCCGCCGTACCGCTGCTGCTGCTGGCGCTGTGGCTGCTGCGCGACGCCCGGATGTACCGCTACGTGCGCGCGGCGCGCGGCCTGCGCTACACGGTCGCCTTCGCCGCCCTGCACCTGGTGGTGAGCCTCACCATCGGGGTGGGGGTGGCGGTGGGCCTCGTCCAGTGGCTGCTCTCGCGCCGGTTCCGCCGCCTCTACGAGGAGCCGGCGGTGGCCGCGTGA
- a CDS encoding endonuclease/exonuclease/phosphatase family protein — translation MTVLADPTDPRATPAGAPRRWCRATRLVYAAALGWLLLTAAHRALTGRWWFWLLPDLVPPAAYLLVPVALAAAVAAARTLRRPLPGRPAVTVLAAAATALVLGLPDAGLNRYAFASRPAPPPGALTVVAWNTGYWDQDDDPEAFLRFLVALRADVYLLQEHLYWDAAAGLAGARPVPDPDRLRRAFPGWTVVARGELLTLSRFPVVGQPAIGPDVAAGPDTDFGRVFTTAKVLRTDLRVGARVLSAYNVHLPVQVNLAPARFLAFVRERDAARRAQLAGLGADVAANPNPVLVAGDFNTTPAMGDLRGLRDRLRDAADAGSDGYPTSWPAGRLPAAWRLDWTLTSPAVRAHRYALGDPHGLSDHRTQTTLISLPEAS, via the coding sequence ATGACCGTGCTCGCCGACCCGACCGACCCGCGGGCGACGCCGGCCGGTGCGCCGCGCCGGTGGTGCCGGGCCACCCGGCTGGTGTACGCGGCGGCGCTGGGCTGGCTGCTCCTCACCGCCGCGCACCGGGCGTTGACCGGGCGCTGGTGGTTCTGGCTGCTGCCGGACCTGGTACCGCCGGCCGCGTACCTGCTGGTGCCGGTGGCGCTGGCGGCGGCCGTGGCGGCGGCGCGGACGCTGCGCCGGCCGCTGCCCGGTCGGCCGGCGGTGACGGTGCTGGCCGCGGCGGCCACCGCGCTCGTGCTCGGCCTGCCCGACGCCGGCCTCAACCGGTACGCCTTCGCGTCCCGTCCCGCCCCGCCGCCGGGGGCGCTCACGGTGGTCGCCTGGAACACCGGCTACTGGGACCAGGACGACGATCCGGAGGCGTTCCTGCGGTTCCTGGTCGCCCTGCGGGCCGACGTCTACCTGCTGCAGGAGCACCTCTACTGGGACGCCGCCGCCGGGCTGGCCGGCGCCCGGCCCGTCCCCGACCCGGACCGGCTGCGCCGCGCGTTCCCCGGCTGGACCGTGGTGGCCCGGGGTGAGCTGCTCACCCTGTCCCGCTTCCCGGTGGTCGGGCAGCCGGCGATCGGTCCCGACGTCGCGGCCGGCCCGGACACCGACTTCGGGCGGGTCTTCACCACCGCCAAGGTGCTCCGCACCGACCTGCGGGTGGGTGCCCGGGTGCTGTCGGCGTACAACGTGCACCTGCCGGTGCAGGTGAACCTGGCGCCGGCGCGTTTCCTGGCGTTCGTGCGGGAGCGCGACGCGGCCCGCCGGGCGCAGCTGGCCGGGCTGGGCGCGGACGTCGCCGCCAACCCGAACCCGGTGCTGGTGGCCGGGGACTTCAACACCACGCCCGCCATGGGCGACCTGCGCGGGCTGCGCGACCGGCTGCGCGACGCGGCGGACGCCGGATCGGACGGGTACCCGACGAGCTGGCCGGCCGGTCGGCTGCCCGCGGCCTGGCGGCTGGACTGGACGCTGACCTCGCCCGCCGTGCGGGCGCACCGGTACGCGCTGGGCGATCCGCACGGGCTCTCCGACCACCGCACCCAGACCACGCTGATCTCACTGCCGGAGGCGTCATGA
- a CDS encoding glycosyltransferase family 2 protein, which yields MSQLPTVSVVIPVYNAAKTLRRCLESVAAQTHPPVEVLVVDDGSTDGSRAVAASAGVRVLAQPVNGGVSAARNAGVAASTGEVVFFVDSDVALAPDAIGNALAVLADDPRCGCVYGVYAPTPLIDDGPVERYRVLHLHSALTRAVGPVDTAVFALAAVPRAVLRELGPFDENLRSAEDDEYSERLLTGYRIRLTDTVVGWHDEADRLLPLLGEQYRRAQLLPWSLRNRYRRRGLALNPTVGVLAAGLTVLTLPAAFLGPYGPAVPAACLALFTAADPPLVALLRRSGGTGFCVQALGVHLLVNVALITGAVVGLVRATLDPSFGPSSRTAARPLDSTKGR from the coding sequence ATGAGCCAGCTACCGACCGTCTCGGTGGTGATCCCGGTGTACAACGCCGCGAAGACACTGCGCCGCTGTCTGGAATCGGTGGCGGCGCAGACCCACCCGCCGGTGGAGGTGCTGGTCGTCGACGACGGCAGCACCGACGGGTCGCGGGCGGTGGCGGCCTCGGCCGGGGTACGGGTGCTGGCCCAGCCGGTCAACGGCGGGGTGTCCGCCGCCCGCAACGCCGGGGTGGCGGCCAGCACCGGCGAGGTGGTCTTCTTCGTCGACTCCGACGTCGCGCTGGCGCCGGACGCGATCGGCAACGCCCTGGCGGTGCTGGCCGACGATCCGCGGTGCGGCTGCGTCTACGGCGTCTACGCCCCGACGCCGCTGATCGACGACGGCCCCGTCGAGCGGTACCGGGTGCTGCACCTGCACTCCGCGCTGACCCGGGCCGTCGGACCGGTCGACACCGCCGTGTTCGCGCTCGCCGCCGTCCCCCGGGCGGTGCTGCGGGAACTCGGCCCGTTCGACGAGAACCTGCGCAGCGCCGAGGACGACGAGTACAGCGAGCGGCTGCTGACCGGCTACCGGATCCGGCTCACCGACACCGTCGTCGGCTGGCACGACGAGGCGGACCGGCTGCTGCCCCTGCTCGGTGAGCAGTACCGTCGGGCCCAGCTGCTGCCCTGGTCGCTGCGCAACCGCTACCGCCGCCGGGGCCTGGCGCTGAACCCCACCGTCGGGGTACTCGCCGCCGGGCTGACCGTGCTCACCCTGCCGGCCGCGTTCCTCGGCCCGTACGGGCCGGCGGTGCCGGCGGCCTGCCTGGCCCTCTTCACCGCCGCCGACCCACCACTGGTGGCGTTGCTGCGCCGGTCCGGCGGGACCGGGTTCTGCGTCCAGGCCCTCGGCGTGCACCTGCTGGTCAACGTCGCGCTGATCACCGGTGCCGTGGTGGGGCTGGTCCGGGCCACGTTGGACCCGTCGTTCGGGCCGTCGTCGCGTACCGCCGCCCGTCCCCTCGACTCGACGAAAGGAAGGTGA